A genomic stretch from Xenopus laevis strain J_2021 chromosome 6S, Xenopus_laevis_v10.1, whole genome shotgun sequence includes:
- the prl.1.S gene encoding uncharacterized protein LOC734391, translated as MIDPMDSSVKVAMLVILVGTSMFPVKYGVTSLPICPDGGTNCQMSTVDLFDRAVKLSNYIHSLSSEMFKEFDERFAPSQRFLTKSVMSCHTSSLNTPEDKEQAQQIQHEDLLNLVMQVLRSWNNPLLHMVAEVQDIREAPDTIFQKAVEIGEQTKLLQDGMEKIVGRIHPFDLENDVNSLWSGPPAAQSADENSRLFAFYNLLHCFRRDSHKIDNYLKLLKCRLIHDSNC; from the exons ATGATTGATCCAATGGACTCATCTGTGAAAG TTGCAATGTTGGTAATTCTTGTTGGGACCAGTATGTTTCCAGTGAAATATGGTGTGACTTCCCTCCCAATATGTCCAGATGGAGGAACCAACTGCCAGATGTCAACAGTAGATCTTTTTGATCGGGCAGTGAAGCTTTCAAACTATATCCATTCTCTCTCCTCTGAAATGTTCAAAGAATTT GATGAACGTTTTGCACCAAGTCAAAGATTCTTAACAAAGTCTGTTATGAGTTGCCATACTTCCTCATTAAATACTCCAGAAGACAAGGAGCAAGCACAGCAAATTCAA CATGAAGACTTGCTGAACTTAGTGATGCAAGTTCTGCGATCTTGGAATAATCCTTTACTCCACATGGTTGCGGAAGTTCAAGATATTAGGGAAGCACCAGATACAATTTTTCAGAAAGCTGTTGAAATTGGGGAACAAACCAAACTACTTCAGGACGGAATGGAAAAAATTGTTGGAAGG attcatCCTTTTGACTTGGAAAATGATGTTAACTCCCTGTGGTCTGGCCCACCAGCAGCACAGTCAGCAGACGAAAATTCGCGTCTCTTTGCCTTTTACAACCTCCTGCACTGCTTTCGCAGGGATTCCCATAAGATTGACAATTACTTAAAGCTTCTTAAGTGTCGCCTTATTCACGACAGCAACTGTTAG